A part of Leptospira wolffii serovar Khorat str. Khorat-H2 genomic DNA contains:
- a CDS encoding SDR family NAD(P)-dependent oxidoreductase has translation MKNVSGKRILITGAAMGMGRIYAKLSANENASAIVLWDRDPKGLQESAKELSDFGGKLLLHTLDLSDPKRILESLDLVRKEIGSVDILINNAGIVCGKYFWEHDPDSEIGSVISINTLAPMLLTRHLLPDMMGDPSRDFRIVNIASAAGLISNPKMSVYCASKWALTGWSDSLRLELEKTGNDHIKVTTVNPAYISTGMFEGVKGMLFTPILSPEYVVSKVWKAMKKGSPRLILPWTVYLSCFLKGLLPLRVFDWIAGNIFGVYETMEKFKGRGQILKKVD, from the coding sequence ATGAAAAACGTCTCTGGAAAACGAATCCTCATCACCGGAGCGGCGATGGGAATGGGAAGAATATACGCGAAATTGTCCGCAAACGAGAACGCGTCAGCGATCGTTCTTTGGGACCGCGATCCAAAAGGCCTCCAAGAATCCGCAAAAGAACTCTCCGATTTCGGAGGAAAACTCCTCCTTCATACTCTGGACCTAAGCGATCCGAAGCGGATTCTAGAATCGCTAGATTTGGTCCGAAAGGAAATCGGATCCGTAGATATCCTGATCAATAATGCGGGAATCGTCTGCGGAAAATACTTTTGGGAACACGATCCCGATTCGGAGATCGGCTCCGTGATATCGATTAACACTCTAGCTCCAATGCTTCTGACCCGACATCTTCTGCCCGATATGATGGGAGATCCTTCCCGGGATTTTAGAATCGTAAATATAGCCTCCGCGGCAGGACTCATCTCTAATCCTAAAATGAGCGTTTATTGCGCCTCCAAATGGGCCTTGACCGGTTGGAGCGACTCCCTCCGACTCGAATTGGAAAAGACGGGAAACGATCATATCAAAGTTACGACGGTAAATCCCGCTTATATTTCTACAGGAATGTTCGAAGGAGTCAAAGGGATGCTTTTTACTCCCATACTAAGCCCTGAATATGTGGTGTCGAAGGTTTGGAAAGCGATGAAGAAAGGAAGCCCCAGGCTCATATTGCCTTGGACCGTATATCTTTCCTGCTTTCTAAAGGGGCTATTACCGCTCCGTGTCTTCGATTGGATTGCCGGAAATATATTCGGAGTTTATGAAACTATGGAAAAATTCAAGGGCAGAGGACAAATTCTTAAGAAAGTAGATTAA
- a CDS encoding glycosyl hydrolase family 18 protein — MAGRQIISSLFIRFLIQILFVGSLSYCRFLQKDEAEPTQQRTGLKASTWSQDFYAMARYARLYDEIHPFLYNLEGGRTNTGRILSVWKPEEIQERIQWLRLLSPETLIIPTIFRWENDFEKVSDAIGLNGNTKVRDLHIRNILSEVEKYGYDGIDIDYEGMTCEKKEVFQDFLILLRDELHKKGKLLSVAIHPKTIAEKPSVYPCKGLKNPIQVDFYEAYRGQLTHDYEFLGKVADKVKIMAYELHPRKNGFPGPGPQAPDWWIDKILEYAVKRIPNEKLYMAIPTYGYDWPLNCDIESKSVYYSRARWIQDRMSPRKEEPTDVLEVFKTQAKSGDWVYLRPYLYRHQGHVYSDPSLWYRMGGCDRVAFYMNRSAFEKKMKILEKYKIRGFSFWQLIEDNDPEIHQYLEEKLKGNTDRTVKN; from the coding sequence ATGGCCGGACGCCAAATCATTTCCTCTTTATTCATCCGATTTCTCATACAGATACTTTTTGTCGGTAGCTTGTCTTACTGTCGATTTTTGCAGAAGGATGAGGCAGAGCCGACTCAACAAAGGACCGGTTTGAAGGCCTCTACTTGGTCCCAGGATTTCTATGCGATGGCAAGATACGCGAGACTTTACGATGAAATCCATCCATTCTTGTACAATCTAGAGGGGGGACGGACCAATACGGGCAGAATTCTTTCTGTTTGGAAGCCGGAAGAGATACAAGAGAGAATCCAATGGTTGCGTTTACTTTCTCCCGAAACTCTGATTATTCCTACGATCTTCAGATGGGAAAACGATTTCGAGAAAGTTTCGGATGCGATCGGATTGAACGGAAATACGAAGGTAAGGGACCTGCATATAAGGAATATTCTTTCGGAAGTCGAAAAATACGGATACGACGGGATCGACATAGACTACGAGGGGATGACCTGTGAGAAAAAGGAAGTATTCCAGGATTTCTTAATATTATTAAGAGACGAACTTCATAAAAAAGGAAAATTACTCTCCGTAGCGATCCATCCCAAGACGATCGCGGAAAAACCTTCCGTTTATCCATGTAAAGGTCTTAAGAATCCGATCCAAGTGGATTTTTACGAGGCATATCGAGGCCAATTGACCCATGATTACGAGTTCCTAGGAAAGGTGGCGGATAAGGTAAAGATCATGGCTTACGAATTGCATCCTCGTAAGAACGGTTTTCCGGGACCCGGTCCTCAGGCTCCGGATTGGTGGATCGATAAGATTTTAGAATATGCGGTAAAGAGGATTCCTAACGAGAAGCTTTATATGGCCATCCCCACCTACGGCTACGATTGGCCCTTGAATTGCGATATAGAATCCAAATCGGTGTATTATTCCAGGGCTCGCTGGATCCAAGATAGGATGTCTCCTAGGAAAGAGGAGCCTACGGACGTATTGGAAGTTTTCAAAACTCAGGCCAAGTCGGGAGATTGGGTTTATCTTCGTCCTTATTTATATAGACACCAAGGCCATGTATATTCCGATCCTTCTCTTTGGTACAGGATGGGAGGTTGCGATCGGGTTGCATTCTACATGAATCGGTCCGCTTTCGAGAAGAAGATGAAAATCTTGGAAAAATATAAGATCCGAGGGTTTTCTTTTTGGCAACTCATCGAAGATAACGATCCGGAGATACACCAATATCTGGAAGAGAAGTTGAAAGGAAATACCGATCGGACCGTTAAGAATTAA
- a CDS encoding cation-translocating P-type ATPase codes for MNQRTGLSQKEAENLLLQFGKNEIGKKKEYRLIGTILEVLEEPILFLLVICAGLYIALGDMGEAILLSTALIFIISITIYQKNKMENAISALKEIASPKATVLRDGTYRQIPGSEVVPGDLVLVREGERICADGILINQLNLKVDESALTGESIPVTKSVGNPEIGSADLPPGGNDSPFVFSSGLVVYGEGVYKVLRTGSETQIGRIGLALETISTDETPLQSETKSLTLWITLFALAVCVFLVTELGLRDGRWIHAFLAGLTFSMAALPEEIPVVLTVYLALGAWRISQVGVLTRSLGAIETLGSASVLCVDKTGTLTENRMAIRRLYVPAGDKDEFLDTLRGTKELPEEFHSILEYAILASKRDPFDPMEKAIQELGFSTLTGTEHLHSDWTLEKEYSLSPELMALSFAWKREDHSSDLVIGTKGAPEAIFDLCHMNSADTERFKGIAQKISSEGLRVLGVARSKSITQKLPANQHDLDFEFLGLIGLEDPIRKDVPESLRECIEAGIRVVMITGDYIGTAKSVAQKIGLSNFDRFFTGEDLAADKEGVLDYKNVGIFSRIRPEQKLSIVQRFQKEGEIVAMTGDGVNDAPALKAAHIGVSMGKRGTDVAREASDIVLLEDDFSAIVHAVALGRRIYENIKKSIRYIISVHVPIIGLSVLPVFIGGPLFFFPAHILFMELIIDPASSLIFEREEGERNLMKRPPRSRSSRLVDGKTAVLSILQGTVIFAVVLGVFLYSESQGWTRETSRSLAFIALVSSNLTLILTNLSWEDHLGKSFRKIGWSYYILLLFTVTVILGSFSNEFTMHLFGFERISWASGIQVFLIGAASSCWWEIVKWVRRN; via the coding sequence ATGAATCAACGCACCGGTCTGAGCCAGAAAGAAGCCGAAAACTTACTCTTGCAATTCGGCAAAAACGAAATCGGCAAGAAGAAGGAATACCGATTGATCGGGACCATTCTGGAAGTCTTGGAAGAACCGATCTTATTCCTCCTAGTGATTTGCGCGGGATTGTATATCGCTCTGGGAGATATGGGAGAAGCCATTCTACTCTCCACGGCATTGATTTTCATTATAAGCATAACGATTTATCAGAAAAATAAAATGGAGAATGCGATCTCTGCTCTAAAGGAGATCGCCTCTCCTAAGGCCACGGTTTTGAGGGACGGGACTTATAGGCAAATTCCCGGCTCGGAAGTGGTTCCGGGTGATTTGGTTTTGGTACGAGAAGGGGAGAGGATCTGTGCCGACGGGATCCTCATCAATCAACTGAATCTAAAAGTGGACGAATCCGCTCTCACGGGAGAATCGATACCGGTCACTAAATCCGTAGGCAATCCCGAAATCGGTTCCGCCGATTTGCCTCCGGGAGGAAACGATTCTCCGTTCGTGTTCTCTTCCGGCCTGGTCGTTTATGGAGAAGGCGTATACAAGGTTTTAAGAACCGGATCCGAGACCCAAATAGGAAGGATCGGATTGGCATTGGAAACGATTTCGACTGACGAGACTCCTTTGCAGTCGGAAACTAAGAGTCTCACTCTATGGATCACTTTATTCGCCCTGGCCGTCTGCGTTTTCTTGGTAACCGAACTTGGTTTGAGAGACGGTAGATGGATCCATGCTTTTCTTGCAGGGTTGACCTTTTCCATGGCGGCTCTCCCCGAAGAGATACCCGTGGTCTTAACCGTATATCTTGCTTTGGGCGCTTGGAGAATTTCCCAAGTAGGAGTTCTGACAAGATCTTTGGGAGCGATAGAGACTCTCGGGTCCGCTTCCGTGCTTTGTGTGGATAAAACGGGAACACTGACCGAAAACCGGATGGCTATCCGAAGGCTTTACGTACCCGCAGGAGATAAGGACGAATTCTTGGACACTCTCCGAGGGACTAAGGAACTTCCCGAGGAGTTCCATTCTATTTTGGAATATGCGATCTTAGCTTCCAAGCGGGATCCTTTCGATCCTATGGAGAAGGCGATTCAGGAATTGGGTTTTTCCACATTAACCGGAACGGAGCACCTTCATTCGGATTGGACTCTGGAAAAAGAATATAGCCTGAGTCCCGAACTCATGGCTTTGAGCTTCGCCTGGAAACGGGAAGATCATTCCAGCGACTTGGTGATCGGAACCAAGGGAGCTCCGGAAGCGATATTCGATCTTTGTCATATGAATTCCGCAGACACGGAAAGATTCAAGGGAATCGCACAAAAGATTTCTTCCGAAGGTCTGCGCGTGTTGGGTGTCGCAAGATCCAAATCGATAACCCAAAAATTACCCGCAAATCAGCATGATTTGGATTTTGAATTCTTGGGGTTGATAGGTTTGGAGGATCCGATAAGAAAGGACGTTCCCGAATCTTTGAGAGAATGTATAGAAGCCGGTATTCGAGTGGTCATGATCACCGGGGACTATATAGGTACCGCTAAGAGTGTCGCTCAAAAAATAGGTCTTTCCAATTTCGATCGCTTTTTTACCGGGGAGGATTTGGCTGCGGATAAAGAAGGAGTATTAGATTATAAGAATGTAGGAATATTCTCCCGAATCAGACCGGAACAGAAGCTGAGCATCGTCCAACGTTTTCAGAAGGAAGGAGAAATCGTGGCCATGACAGGTGACGGAGTCAACGACGCTCCCGCTTTAAAAGCCGCTCATATCGGAGTATCCATGGGAAAAAGAGGCACCGATGTGGCTAGGGAAGCTTCGGATATCGTTCTTTTGGAGGACGATTTCTCCGCGATCGTTCACGCTGTAGCTCTTGGACGTAGGATTTACGAGAATATCAAAAAGAGCATCCGATACATCATCTCCGTCCATGTCCCCATCATAGGATTATCTGTTCTTCCGGTATTCATAGGCGGCCCGCTCTTCTTCTTTCCGGCTCATATTCTTTTCATGGAACTGATTATAGATCCGGCCAGCTCCTTGATCTTCGAAAGAGAAGAAGGGGAAAGAAATTTGATGAAGAGACCGCCCAGATCTAGATCGAGCCGGTTGGTGGACGGAAAAACCGCGGTGCTAAGTATTTTGCAAGGCACCGTGATCTTCGCTGTCGTTCTGGGAGTGTTCTTGTATTCCGAGTCTCAGGGTTGGACTAGGGAAACTTCCAGGTCCCTAGCGTTTATCGCGCTTGTATCTTCGAACTTAACTTTGATCCTTACCAATCTATCCTGGGAGGACCATCTAGGAAAAAGTTTTAGAAAAATCGGTTGGTCTTACTATATTCTTCTTCTTTTTACCGTTACCGTCATTCTCGGATCGTTTTCGAACGAATTTACGATGCATCTTTTCGGCTTCGAGAGAATTTCCTGGGCCTCCGGGATCCAAGTGTTCTTAATCGGAGCGGCCAGTTCCTGCTGGTGGGAAATCGTGAAATGGGTTAGGCGCAACTAA
- the bcp gene encoding thioredoxin-dependent thiol peroxidase, with protein MSSLKTGQKAPDFKAPDESGKQISLKDLMGKKGLVLYFYPKDQTPGCTTEACDFRDNFTRLKKEGYNVVGISKDSVKSHQKFIEKQELNFTLISDEDGAICEAYGVWQLKKFMGREFMGIVRTTFLVGTDSKIQKIYPKVSVKGHVDEILSDIKVLAKK; from the coding sequence ATGAGTAGTTTAAAAACCGGACAAAAGGCTCCCGACTTCAAAGCTCCCGATGAGAGCGGTAAGCAGATCTCGTTAAAAGATCTGATGGGAAAGAAAGGCTTAGTATTATATTTTTATCCAAAGGATCAAACCCCCGGCTGCACCACCGAGGCCTGCGACTTCAGGGATAATTTCACAAGACTTAAGAAAGAAGGGTACAACGTAGTCGGGATCTCCAAGGACTCCGTTAAGTCCCACCAAAAATTCATCGAAAAACAGGAACTGAATTTTACCCTAATTTCGGACGAAGACGGAGCGATTTGCGAGGCTTACGGAGTCTGGCAACTTAAGAAATTCATGGGTAGGGAATTCATGGGAATCGTAAGGACCACTTTTTTAGTCGGAACCGATTCCAAGATCCAAAAGATCTATCCTAAGGTCAGCGTAAAAGGCCATGTCGACGAAATTCTAAGCGATATAAAGGTATTAGCAAAAAAATGA
- a CDS encoding cysteine rich repeat-containing protein has protein sequence MIRKILILGLLIAASSTFAQGMGHNGKRGGGPCHEDREKFCKDMPRGKGEGKMHDCLMKNIDSVSSACKEHLNKMNPPKSN, from the coding sequence ATGATACGGAAGATTCTAATATTAGGGTTATTGATCGCAGCGAGTTCGACATTCGCGCAAGGAATGGGGCATAATGGCAAACGGGGCGGCGGCCCTTGCCATGAAGATAGGGAAAAATTTTGCAAGGATATGCCTAGAGGGAAAGGCGAAGGCAAAATGCATGATTGTTTGATGAAGAATATCGATTCGGTTAGTTCCGCGTGCAAAGAGCATCTGAATAAAATGAATCCACCTAAATCAAACTAA